A region from the Cryptosporangium arvum DSM 44712 genome encodes:
- a CDS encoding sensor histidine kinase, whose amino-acid sequence MVTTPPLAPNAAGKSPGRRSGRLRKRKLTGKGTGTVGVRRSLRLLRWRLTVLYTVVAGCGLIALATLAVNTDNHLRETRLDNSMETRARTAVALVYFTDSGIQLQDIRQDEVATGSPQLVVLLGYPPQRSVFASSDPALTVTASHLNGVAAQAIDLGGIVRTDGEDDRGHPTRLLAAPLYDNEGTAAGAVVVIGDPTDGDEEHEKLVAALILGCVTLVTLAALAGHALSGRSMRPAVDALERQEAFLADAAHDLRTPVATLRTLAEAALADPAQRSDLLPRAVALSARMGDIIDDLLTRARLNAGVQHLNKELLRLDLLVESIVDQLADPVGGPGARAQVTFHSEECTVRADAHLVTRAVANLVENALKHGHHPGVAPEVDVVVLRPGRITVSDRGPGIDPNVASALFGRFRSDGGSIGLGLSITLWAADLHGGKLTTAARPGGGAVFELVIPA is encoded by the coding sequence GTGGTCACTACGCCGCCGCTCGCGCCCAACGCCGCCGGGAAGTCGCCCGGGCGGCGCTCCGGGCGGCTCCGGAAGCGGAAACTCACCGGGAAGGGCACGGGCACCGTCGGTGTGCGGCGGTCGCTGCGGCTGCTGCGGTGGCGGCTGACCGTCCTCTACACGGTGGTGGCCGGCTGCGGGCTGATCGCCCTGGCGACGCTGGCCGTCAACACCGACAACCACCTGCGCGAGACCCGGCTCGACAACTCGATGGAGACCCGCGCGCGTACCGCGGTCGCGCTCGTCTACTTCACCGACTCGGGCATCCAGCTGCAGGACATCCGGCAGGACGAGGTCGCGACCGGGTCGCCGCAGCTCGTCGTGCTGCTCGGGTACCCGCCCCAGCGCTCGGTGTTCGCGAGCAGCGACCCGGCGCTCACGGTCACCGCGTCCCACCTGAACGGGGTGGCGGCGCAGGCCATCGATCTCGGTGGAATCGTCCGCACCGACGGTGAGGACGATCGTGGGCACCCCACCCGGCTGCTCGCCGCGCCGCTCTACGACAACGAAGGCACCGCGGCCGGCGCGGTGGTCGTCATCGGCGACCCGACCGACGGGGACGAGGAACACGAGAAGCTCGTCGCCGCGCTCATCCTCGGCTGCGTGACGCTCGTGACGCTGGCCGCGCTCGCCGGCCACGCGTTGTCCGGGCGGTCGATGCGGCCGGCCGTCGACGCGCTGGAGCGGCAGGAAGCGTTCCTCGCCGACGCGGCCCACGACCTGCGCACCCCGGTGGCGACGCTCCGCACGCTCGCCGAGGCGGCCCTCGCCGACCCCGCTCAACGCTCGGATCTGTTGCCCCGGGCGGTGGCGCTGTCGGCGCGCATGGGCGACATCATCGACGACCTGCTGACCCGGGCCCGCCTCAACGCCGGCGTCCAGCACCTGAACAAGGAGCTGCTCCGGCTCGATCTGCTGGTCGAGAGCATCGTCGATCAGCTGGCCGACCCGGTGGGCGGCCCCGGCGCGCGGGCCCAGGTCACGTTCCACTCCGAGGAGTGCACGGTCCGGGCCGACGCCCACCTGGTCACCCGCGCGGTGGCCAACCTGGTCGAGAACGCGCTGAAGCACGGTCACCACCCGGGTGTCGCGCCCGAGGTGGACGTCGTCGTGCTGCGGCCCGGGCGGATCACGGTCTCAGACCGCGGCCCGGGCATCGATCCGAACGTGGCGTCCGCGCTGTTCGGCCGCTTCCGGAGCGACGGTGGCTCGATCGGCCTGGGGCTCTCGATCACGCTCTGGGCGGCCGACCTGCACGGCGGAAAGCTGACCACCGCCGCCCGGCCGGGCGGCGGTGCGGTGTTCGAACTGGTGATCCCGGCCTGA
- a CDS encoding acyltransferase family protein — MTTQTPARASTGGRDRYFDVLRFLCILWVVVYHIFSTEAWLGFWPAMGLLFAISGSLMVRSLDRGALKTIKNRLQRLLPVLWLAGLIGIPLMFWHGWPADERPPLWRLVFWIFPLSDPPGSEWAASLTEPLWYMRSIVWFILLSPLLLILFRWYPRTMITIPLLVMVGVATGKIGFGWAGELGEGVLTDGFTFLSLWLLGFAHREGMLKKIPVPAVVTGGLALAALATFWAFTHQEENSYDFNLIPAGQAIFSFGIVLILLRFAPKFSWVGNNKALDRLITIVNGRAMVIYLWHNVAIELSYPVGDKVGVWKLGETAGTAVCAVIAVVLTILGMLAFGWIEDVAAQRRPQLLPKDLGKKGGASTPAAPAAASGVTGGGQPEPPVAANVDDSTVSLPVSGAPVGTPPGGGWSATPASRPDERPQPRVYGSRPASPDDQQYENDRRLPEQRRSSEPATYGTPRTGRFPDVPAQRDDVGWSAGPGTPQSSRGRDERPPSFDETGTIPRNR, encoded by the coding sequence GTGACCACGCAAACGCCTGCGCGCGCCTCGACCGGGGGCCGGGACCGCTACTTCGACGTTCTTCGGTTCCTCTGCATCCTCTGGGTGGTCGTCTACCACATCTTCTCGACCGAGGCGTGGCTCGGCTTCTGGCCGGCCATGGGCCTGCTGTTCGCGATTTCCGGGTCGCTGATGGTCCGCTCGCTCGACCGCGGCGCGCTGAAGACGATCAAGAACCGTCTCCAGCGCCTACTGCCGGTCCTCTGGCTCGCCGGGCTCATCGGCATCCCGCTGATGTTCTGGCACGGCTGGCCGGCCGACGAGCGTCCGCCGCTCTGGCGTCTGGTGTTCTGGATCTTCCCGCTGTCCGACCCGCCCGGCTCGGAGTGGGCGGCCTCGCTCACCGAGCCGCTCTGGTACATGCGGAGCATCGTCTGGTTCATCCTGCTCTCGCCGCTGCTGCTCATCCTGTTCCGCTGGTACCCGCGGACGATGATCACGATCCCGCTGCTGGTCATGGTCGGGGTCGCGACCGGCAAGATCGGCTTCGGCTGGGCCGGCGAGCTGGGCGAAGGCGTGCTCACCGACGGCTTCACGTTCCTCTCGCTCTGGCTGCTCGGCTTCGCGCACCGCGAGGGGATGCTCAAGAAGATCCCGGTACCGGCGGTGGTCACCGGCGGTCTGGCGCTGGCCGCGCTCGCGACCTTCTGGGCGTTCACGCACCAGGAGGAGAACAGCTACGACTTCAACCTGATCCCGGCCGGGCAGGCGATCTTCTCATTCGGCATCGTGCTGATCCTGCTGCGCTTCGCGCCGAAGTTCAGCTGGGTGGGCAACAACAAGGCGCTCGACCGCCTGATCACGATCGTCAACGGCCGCGCCATGGTGATCTACCTGTGGCACAACGTCGCGATCGAGCTCAGCTACCCGGTCGGCGACAAGGTCGGCGTCTGGAAGCTCGGCGAGACCGCCGGTACCGCGGTCTGCGCGGTCATCGCCGTCGTACTGACGATCCTGGGCATGCTCGCGTTCGGCTGGATCGAGGACGTCGCGGCCCAGCGGCGGCCCCAGTTGCTCCCCAAGGACCTGGGCAAGAAGGGTGGCGCGTCGACGCCGGCCGCGCCCGCCGCGGCTTCCGGAGTCACCGGCGGCGGGCAGCCCGAGCCACCGGTGGCAGCGAACGTCGACGACAGCACGGTGTCGCTTCCGGTGTCCGGCGCGCCGGTGGGTACCCCGCCCGGTGGCGGCTGGTCGGCCACCCCGGCGTCCCGGCCCGACGAGCGGCCGCAGCCCCGGGTGTACGGCTCCCGGCCCGCCTCGCCCGACGACCAGCAGTACGAGAACGACCGGCGCTTACCCGAACAGCGGCGTTCGTCCGAGCCCGCCACCTACGGCACGCCACGCACCGGCCGGTTCCCCGACGTGCCGGCGCAGCGTGACGACGTCGGCTGGAGCGCCGGGCCCGGCACCCCGCAGTCGTCACGGGGCCGCGACGAGCGCCCCCCGTCGTTCGACGAGACCGGCACGATCCCGCGCAACCGCTAG
- a CDS encoding acyltransferase family protein: MTAPAPAPKATPAKGRDRYLDTLRAVAIIRVVTYHAFGFAIFPWFPAMGVMFALAGTLMVRSIDKGALAAIKSRFRRLLPVVWAFGAIWIPLMIWHDGAPREWSYGANGDSPLWQLAFWLLPVGDPPGSEWGEVAWGVLWYLKTYLWFVALSPLLLKPFRKVPWLVLALPFALLGLAEVGILPLDDWWGSTFNDVLVYLGCWLIGFAHAEGIIKRLPLPALFAIGGVVIAAGLGWLAGPGNAEALEEGRKAWSVENSSLTLALYSFGVVFILMRYSSRMEWLQRHAVIDRIITIFNSRAVTIYLWHNAAILIAMTVLEQFGIDIWVAWFPLTWVLVGVFVLAFGWVEDVAARRKPELVPGKVKVLAAPLQPGAAAEAAPQSPPMPPTPAPAPAPAQYGNQQPYGGDPRYAPDPRYGDPRQQVPQQYDPRQYPPQQYGPQGRNPDPRAGGHYPSAEYGTSRPRSDDRPDQVGR; the protein is encoded by the coding sequence GTGACTGCCCCTGCGCCCGCGCCGAAGGCGACCCCCGCAAAGGGCCGCGACCGTTATCTCGACACGCTGCGCGCGGTCGCGATCATCCGAGTGGTCACCTACCACGCGTTCGGCTTCGCCATTTTCCCCTGGTTCCCCGCGATGGGCGTCATGTTCGCGCTCGCCGGAACGCTCATGGTGCGCTCGATCGACAAGGGTGCGCTGGCCGCGATCAAGAGCCGGTTCCGCCGCCTGCTCCCGGTGGTCTGGGCCTTCGGCGCGATCTGGATCCCGCTGATGATCTGGCACGACGGCGCACCGCGGGAGTGGAGCTACGGCGCCAACGGCGACTCCCCACTCTGGCAGCTGGCGTTCTGGCTGCTGCCGGTCGGCGACCCGCCGGGCAGCGAGTGGGGCGAGGTCGCGTGGGGCGTCCTCTGGTACCTGAAGACGTACCTGTGGTTCGTGGCGCTGTCGCCGCTGCTGCTCAAGCCGTTCCGCAAGGTGCCGTGGCTGGTTCTCGCCCTGCCGTTCGCTCTGCTCGGCCTGGCCGAGGTCGGCATCCTCCCGCTGGACGACTGGTGGGGCAGCACGTTCAACGACGTCCTCGTGTACCTGGGCTGCTGGCTGATCGGGTTCGCGCACGCCGAAGGCATCATCAAGCGCCTGCCGCTGCCGGCCCTGTTCGCGATCGGCGGCGTGGTGATCGCCGCCGGCCTCGGCTGGCTGGCCGGGCCGGGTAACGCCGAGGCGCTCGAGGAGGGCCGCAAGGCCTGGTCGGTGGAGAACAGCAGCCTCACGCTCGCGCTCTACTCGTTCGGCGTCGTGTTCATCCTGATGCGCTACTCGTCGCGGATGGAGTGGCTGCAGCGCCACGCGGTGATCGACCGGATCATCACGATCTTCAACTCCCGCGCGGTGACGATCTACCTCTGGCACAACGCGGCGATCCTGATCGCGATGACCGTGCTCGAGCAGTTCGGGATCGACATCTGGGTCGCCTGGTTCCCGCTGACCTGGGTGCTCGTCGGCGTCTTCGTGCTGGCGTTCGGGTGGGTGGAGGACGTCGCCGCGCGGCGGAAGCCCGAGCTGGTACCCGGGAAGGTGAAGGTGCTGGCCGCGCCGCTCCAGCCGGGTGCTGCCGCCGAGGCGGCCCCCCAGTCACCGCCGATGCCGCCGACCCCCGCCCCGGCCCCGGCCCCGGCCCAGTACGGCAATCAGCAGCCCTACGGGGGCGACCCCCGGTACGCCCCCGACCCGCGGTACGGCGATCCGCGCCAGCAGGTTCCGCAGCAGTACGACCCCCGGCAGTACCCGCCGCAGCAGTACGGACCGCAGGGTCGGAATCCCGACCCCCGGGCCGGTGGCCACTACCCGTCGGCGGAGTACGGTACGTCGCGTCCGCGCTCGGACGATCGCCCCGATCAAGTGGGCCGATAG
- the ndk gene encoding nucleoside-diphosphate kinase: MSERTLVLIKPDAVRRGLIGEVLGRFERKGLSIDALNLRTVDATLADEHYAEHLEQPWYPPLREFITSGPLVALILSGDEAISVVRTLIGATDGRKAAGGTIRGDFSLSNRENLAHASDSPESAAREIKIWFPEA, from the coding sequence GTGTCCGAGCGCACGCTGGTTCTGATCAAGCCCGACGCGGTCCGCCGCGGCCTGATCGGGGAGGTGCTCGGGCGATTCGAGCGCAAGGGCCTGAGCATCGACGCGCTGAACCTGCGCACGGTCGACGCCACGCTCGCCGACGAGCACTACGCCGAGCACCTCGAGCAGCCCTGGTACCCGCCGCTGCGTGAGTTCATCACGTCCGGTCCGCTGGTGGCGCTCATCCTCTCCGGCGACGAGGCGATCTCGGTCGTCCGGACGCTCATCGGCGCCACCGACGGCCGCAAGGCCGCAGGCGGCACGATCCGCGGTGACTTCTCGCTGTCGAACCGCGAGAACCTCGCGCACGCGTCGGACTCGCCGGAGTCCGCTGCGCGCGAGATCAAGATCTGGTTCCCGGAGGCCTGA
- a CDS encoding acyltransferase family protein encodes MSDRPTKRPNRELYLDALRTAAIIRVVTYHTFGGSWLSWLFPAMGVMFALAGGLMVRSLDKQPPLTVIKNRARRLLPALWLFGLIIIPVMIWGGGAFSNWTDPNTGEPVPFWKLIFWVVPIFDPPGNEFGTNFTVVLWYLRTYLWLVALSPLLLKAFRKWPVPTLVAPLGLVLLQAFGVLPSPDEGNLWDLVSTLGMFAPCWMLGFAHRTGKLKKVPMPALIALVAACAIGGIAWALGHPAQDADAGEAYDLNGIPLANALWSIAVIIPLLRFAPDASWIGRTPFLGRLVALVNNRAVTIYLWHNVMIDASYPIDDWLTRWLPEGLVENPAWDFLTVWVLVALCVLAFGWVEDLAARRKPRLFPVGPSAAERRAEHAAELAAKAAEDTPAPVAANAARPGDDQRPYGGPDQYGAPDRYGRPDDRYGRPEQHGRPDPYGQGQYTQPDRYPQQRPAGPAGHPQNGHGTPDAHRYQQYETGQYGAPLGGYDHPTADYNAEYRNVANHPTADYSEAYREARREPPRRNGYPAQRPPAEGQPEEPRRSRH; translated from the coding sequence GTGAGCGATCGCCCCACCAAGCGCCCGAACCGTGAGCTCTACCTGGATGCCCTCCGCACGGCGGCGATCATCCGGGTGGTCACGTACCACACGTTCGGCGGCAGTTGGCTGAGCTGGCTTTTCCCGGCGATGGGCGTGATGTTCGCGCTCGCCGGCGGTCTGATGGTGCGCTCGCTGGACAAACAGCCTCCGCTCACCGTGATCAAGAACCGGGCACGGCGGCTGCTCCCGGCCCTGTGGCTGTTCGGCCTGATCATCATCCCGGTCATGATCTGGGGCGGTGGTGCCTTCTCCAACTGGACCGACCCGAACACCGGCGAACCGGTGCCGTTCTGGAAGCTGATCTTCTGGGTGGTGCCGATCTTCGACCCGCCCGGCAACGAGTTCGGCACGAACTTCACCGTCGTGCTCTGGTACCTGCGCACCTACCTGTGGCTGGTCGCGCTCAGCCCGCTGCTGCTCAAGGCGTTCCGCAAGTGGCCGGTCCCGACGCTCGTCGCGCCGCTCGGCCTCGTGCTGCTGCAGGCCTTCGGCGTCCTGCCCTCGCCCGACGAGGGCAACCTGTGGGACCTCGTCTCGACGCTCGGCATGTTCGCTCCGTGCTGGATGCTCGGGTTCGCGCACCGCACCGGCAAGCTGAAGAAGGTCCCGATGCCGGCGCTGATCGCCCTCGTGGCGGCGTGCGCGATCGGTGGTATTGCCTGGGCGCTCGGGCACCCCGCGCAGGACGCGGACGCCGGCGAGGCCTACGACCTCAACGGCATCCCGCTGGCCAACGCCCTGTGGTCGATCGCGGTCATCATCCCGCTGCTGCGCTTCGCTCCCGACGCCAGCTGGATCGGCCGGACACCGTTCCTCGGCCGGCTGGTGGCGCTCGTCAACAACCGTGCCGTGACGATCTACCTCTGGCACAACGTGATGATCGACGCGTCGTACCCGATCGACGACTGGCTGACCCGCTGGCTCCCGGAAGGGCTGGTCGAGAACCCCGCCTGGGACTTCCTGACCGTCTGGGTGCTCGTCGCGCTGTGCGTGCTGGCGTTCGGGTGGGTGGAGGACCTGGCGGCTCGGCGCAAACCGCGGTTGTTCCCGGTGGGGCCGTCGGCGGCGGAACGGCGCGCGGAGCACGCCGCCGAGCTGGCCGCCAAGGCGGCGGAGGACACCCCGGCTCCGGTGGCCGCGAACGCCGCCCGTCCCGGCGACGATCAACGCCCCTACGGCGGGCCGGACCAGTACGGTGCGCCCGATCGGTACGGCCGGCCCGACGACCGGTACGGCCGCCCGGAGCAGCACGGACGGCCCGACCCGTACGGTCAGGGCCAGTACACCCAGCCCGACCGGTACCCGCAGCAGCGCCCCGCCGGGCCGGCCGGGCACCCGCAGAACGGCCACGGAACGCCGGACGCGCACCGGTACCAGCAGTACGAGACCGGGCAGTACGGCGCACCGCTCGGGGGTTACGACCACCCGACCGCCGACTACAACGCCGAGTACCGCAACGTGGCGAACCACCCCACCGCCGACTACAGCGAGGCGTACCGCGAGGCCCGTCGCGAGCCGCCGCGCCGGAACGGCTACCCGGCGCAGCGCCCGCCGGCCGAGGGACAGCCGGAGGAACCGCGCCGCAGCCGGCACTGA